In Rhodamnia argentea isolate NSW1041297 chromosome 4, ASM2092103v1, whole genome shotgun sequence, the following proteins share a genomic window:
- the LOC115740704 gene encoding 12-oxophytodienoate reductase 3, translating into MVSRDMAESDLFTPYKMSKFDLSHRIVLAPMTRCRALGGIPRPAMAEYYSQRSTPGGFLISEGTMISDTAAGFPHVPGIYNEEQVRAWKKVVDSVHAQGSVIFCQLWHVGRASHHVYQPGEAAPLSSTDKPITQRWRILMPDVSHAIYPKPRALNHSEIQDMVEHYRRAAINAIRAGFDGIEIHGAHGYLIDQFLKDGINDRTDEYGGSIGNRCKFIIQVVKAVAMAIGPDRVGVRISPAIDHLDAVDSDPPKLGLAVIERLNKLQLELDSRLAYLHVTQPRYVAYGQTESGRLGSEDEEAQLMRTWRRTYQGTFICSGGFTRELGMKAIADGDADLVSFGRLFIANPDLVLRFKMNAPLNKYVRKTFYTPDPVVGYTDYPFLESGKRNLRSLL; encoded by the exons ATGGTGAGTAGAGACATGGCGGAGTCCGACCTCTTCACTCCGTACAAGATGAGCAAGTTCGACCTCTCTCACCG GATCGTGCTGGCGCCGATGACGAGGTGCAGGGCTCTGGGCGGGATCCCGCGGCCGGCGATGGCGGAGTACTACTCGCAGAGGTCGACGCCCGGCGGGTTCCTCATCTCCGAGGGGACCATGATCTCCGACACTGCGGCTGG GTTCCCGCATGTCCCTGGAATCTACAACGAAGAGCAAGTGAGAGCATGGAAGAAGGTGGTGGATTCTGTTCATGCCCAAGGCAGCGTTATCTTCTGTCAACTTTGGCACGTCGGCCGTGCCTCCCATCACG TTTATCAGCCCGGGGAAGCCGCCCCGTTGTCGTCGACAGACAAGCCGATAACTCAGAGGTGGAGGATCCTGATGCCGGATGTGTCTCATGCCATTTATCCCAAACCCAGGGCTCTGAACCACTCTGAGATACAGGACATGGTTGAGCATTATCGCCGGGCTGCCATAAACGCCATTCGAGCTG GATTCGATGGAATTGAGATACATGGAGCGCATGGCTACCTCATTGATCAATTCTTGAAGGACGGGATCAATGACCGGACAGATGAATATGGCGGGTCCATTGGAAACAGATGCAAATTCATAATACAGGTTGTCAAAGCTGTGGCGATGGCCATCGGTCCGGATCGAGTCGGAGTTAGGATATCGCCGGCAATCGATCACCTCGATGCCGTGGACTCCGATCCCCCTAAGCTGGGCCTTGCCGTCATCGAGAGGCTCAACAAGCTTCAGCTGGAGCTTGACTCGAGGCTGGCTTATCTCCACGTGACTCAGCCACGGTACGTGGCTTATGGCCAAACGGAATCCGGCCGACTCGGGAGCGAGGACGAGGAGGCCCAATTGATGAGGACTTGGAGGAGGACTTATCAGGGCACTTTCATTTGCAGCGGAGGGTTCACGCGGGAGCTCGGCATGAAAGCCATAGCCGACGGCGATGCAGATCTGGTATCATTCGGTCGTCTTTTCATTGCCAACCCTGATCTGGTCTTGAGATTTAAGATGAATGCACCTTTGAACAAGTATGTTAGGAAGACTTTCTACACCCCAGATCCTGTTGTGGGGTACACAGACTACCCTTTCCTAGAAAGCGGGAAGCGGAATTTGCGGTCGCTCCTATGA